From a single Armatimonadota bacterium genomic region:
- a CDS encoding ATP-binding cassette domain-containing protein, which translates to MIQVEGLTKYYGPVPAIMDVSFRVEKGEIVAFLGPNGAGKTTTMRILTGFMPATLGTASIAGIDVYENSIEARRHIGYMPETTTLYTDMRVHQYLRYCGKLQGMRKPDLAERLDLVMDQCGLSERRDAIIGTLSLGFRQRVGLAQALIHNPDVLILDEPTVGLDPNQIMEVRQLIKSLAGQHTVMLSTHILPEAQMTCERVIIINHGKIVAEDTPENLTAQIREVETIVVEVATDDASVPRLLQDIPEVSSVRRVPNENRNAYLVDTHLGTDIRSQIAEFVVNKGWGLLELRPVEMSLEDVFRQLTTEEKGVA; encoded by the coding sequence ATGATCCAAGTGGAGGGACTCACCAAGTACTACGGTCCGGTCCCTGCCATCATGGACGTGTCATTCCGCGTTGAGAAGGGCGAGATCGTGGCATTTCTCGGCCCAAACGGCGCGGGCAAGACTACGACCATGCGTATTCTCACCGGGTTCATGCCCGCAACCCTCGGGACGGCAAGCATTGCCGGGATCGATGTCTATGAGAACTCGATCGAGGCCCGACGGCACATCGGCTACATGCCGGAGACTACCACGCTGTACACGGACATGCGGGTCCACCAGTACCTGAGGTACTGCGGGAAACTCCAGGGCATGCGCAAGCCGGACCTGGCCGAGCGTCTGGACCTGGTCATGGATCAGTGCGGCCTGTCCGAGCGGCGCGATGCCATCATTGGCACTCTGTCCCTGGGATTCCGGCAGCGCGTGGGTCTTGCGCAGGCGCTCATCCACAATCCAGATGTGCTCATCCTCGACGAACCCACGGTGGGTCTGGACCCCAACCAGATCATGGAAGTGCGCCAGCTCATCAAGAGCCTCGCGGGCCAGCATACCGTGATGCTGTCCACCCACATCCTGCCCGAGGCGCAGATGACTTGCGAACGGGTCATCATCATCAACCACGGGAAGATTGTGGCCGAGGACACCCCCGAAAACCTCACTGCGCAGATTCGCGAAGTGGAGACGATCGTGGTGGAAGTCGCCACCGACGATGCCTCCGTGCCGCGGCTTCTCCAGGATATCCCCGAGGTCAGCAGCGTCCGCCGCGTCCCCAACGAGAACCGGAATGCATATCTCGTGGATACGCATCTGGGCACAGACATTCGTTCTCAGATCGCCGAGTTCGTGGTGAATAAGGGTTGGGGCCTGCTGGAACTGCGGCCTGTTGAGATGAGCCTCGAGGATGTCTTCCGCCAGCTTACCACCGAAGAGAAAGGGGTTGCCTAG
- a CDS encoding dephospho-CoA kinase, translating into MLVVGLTGPMGAGKSVVLNVFRELGAECLRADDASRELLSTSARLLGEIRQYFGDGVFRADGSLDRSRLADLIFRDPAARRRLEQVTHGPMVAWLRDRLEELERLPEPPQVVVLEAAILSHMGGRGLVDLTVRVHASPEECLERIQARDRITREQARERLALHEQLGLFAEDADYVLDTSGTEEETRDRVKALWPALLAASQALDP; encoded by the coding sequence ATGCTTGTCGTAGGCCTCACCGGCCCCATGGGCGCCGGCAAGTCCGTGGTACTCAATGTGTTTCGCGAACTCGGCGCTGAGTGCCTGCGTGCAGACGACGCCTCACGGGAACTCCTCTCCACGAGCGCGCGTTTATTAGGCGAGATTCGGCAGTACTTCGGGGATGGGGTATTCCGGGCGGACGGCTCGCTGGACCGGAGCCGATTGGCTGACTTGATCTTCCGCGATCCAGCGGCGAGGCGACGTCTCGAGCAGGTCACCCACGGCCCTATGGTCGCCTGGCTGCGGGACCGGCTCGAGGAGCTTGAACGTCTTCCGGAACCTCCGCAGGTAGTTGTTCTCGAGGCTGCAATCCTTTCGCACATGGGCGGTCGCGGACTTGTCGATCTGACGGTGCGCGTCCATGCTTCGCCCGAGGAGTGCCTCGAACGCATACAGGCGCGGGACCGGATCACACGGGAACAGGCGCGGGAGCGTCTGGCGTTGCACGAGCAGCTTGGCCTATTCGCGGAAGACGCCGACTACGTGCTTGACACCTCCGGTACCGAGGAGGAGACGCGGGACCGGGTGAAGGCATTGTGGCCGGCATTACTGGCAGCGTCGCAGGCTTTGGACCCCTGA
- a CDS encoding DUF4340 domain-containing protein, translating into MRKFAATLIAFVVFVGLLIWVVTKERGRVPEKEELLAREINAGGGLVSIEAVKFDTPAVVNAGKPLKKGQDPAKRIEHRRLALEKRGDDWFITKPFESMADPDDVKLMVEAVERLKPTVRKDADPNAKEFGLDNPTLKVTVRLKNGKVIDMTLGENTPVGAKVFAKIEGREGLYLFPSTFTTEFQKEAATLRDTKLARFAKEDVVGVTFINKHGTIAAEKKQKGEKVDWRITKPGEYKGDEWSITTAFGKLTETEAKDFIEKPGDLKKYGLDKPRVKVIVELKDGKSVEVLVGKQTRKRVKTSEYSDTTEEKDLVYAMRTGRNEVLLVDNTLFDDLNKDLMAMRDNHVLDFKRDKVKSIQVARRGGYSFTVNRAGDDWVLASPPGPAKKTKVDDILWDLSDLEAREYMGAAVDLKAVGLAVPATVITLEFLGGKPVKIKFGDKVKKGDETLYYCQVNDERQVYKVPQLVINDLPGGVDDIKQSSEDLGKSKSELPDLSGTEDDTSPTSSDN; encoded by the coding sequence GTGCGCAAGTTCGCTGCAACACTCATCGCCTTCGTGGTCTTCGTCGGCCTGCTGATTTGGGTCGTCACGAAAGAGCGTGGCCGCGTGCCCGAGAAAGAGGAACTGCTGGCAAGAGAGATCAACGCCGGCGGCGGGCTGGTGAGTATCGAAGCGGTGAAGTTCGACACACCCGCCGTCGTGAATGCCGGCAAGCCGCTGAAGAAAGGACAGGATCCTGCCAAGCGCATCGAGCACCGCCGGCTGGCTCTCGAAAAACGGGGCGATGACTGGTTCATCACCAAACCCTTCGAGAGCATGGCAGACCCGGACGACGTAAAGCTCATGGTCGAGGCGGTGGAGCGGCTCAAGCCGACGGTTCGAAAGGACGCGGATCCGAATGCCAAGGAATTCGGCCTGGACAACCCGACCCTGAAGGTGACCGTGAGGCTGAAGAACGGCAAGGTCATCGACATGACCCTCGGGGAGAACACCCCGGTGGGTGCCAAGGTGTTCGCGAAGATCGAGGGACGCGAGGGGCTGTACCTGTTCCCCAGCACCTTCACAACCGAGTTCCAGAAGGAAGCCGCCACGCTGCGGGACACCAAACTCGCGCGGTTCGCCAAGGAAGACGTGGTGGGCGTGACCTTCATCAATAAGCATGGGACCATCGCCGCGGAGAAGAAGCAGAAGGGCGAAAAGGTGGACTGGCGCATCACGAAGCCGGGAGAGTACAAAGGTGACGAGTGGTCCATCACCACGGCCTTCGGGAAGCTTACAGAGACCGAGGCGAAGGACTTCATCGAAAAGCCCGGTGATCTGAAAAAGTACGGTCTGGACAAACCTCGCGTGAAGGTGATCGTGGAGCTCAAAGACGGCAAGAGCGTGGAGGTTCTTGTGGGCAAACAGACCCGCAAGCGCGTGAAGACCTCGGAGTACAGTGATACGACCGAAGAGAAGGATCTCGTCTACGCCATGCGCACGGGCCGCAATGAGGTGCTGCTGGTAGACAACACCCTGTTCGACGACCTGAACAAGGACCTCATGGCCATGCGTGACAACCACGTCCTGGACTTCAAGCGCGACAAGGTGAAGTCCATCCAGGTTGCCCGCCGCGGTGGCTACAGCTTCACCGTGAACCGGGCCGGGGACGACTGGGTTCTTGCATCGCCCCCCGGACCCGCCAAGAAGACCAAGGTGGACGATATTCTCTGGGACCTCAGCGATCTGGAAGCCCGGGAATATATGGGCGCGGCAGTGGACCTGAAAGCCGTTGGCCTTGCGGTGCCCGCGACCGTGATCACCCTGGAGTTCCTGGGCGGCAAGCCGGTGAAGATCAAGTTTGGCGACAAGGTGAAAAAAGGCGACGAGACGCTGTACTACTGCCAGGTCAATGACGAGAGGCAGGTATACAAGGTGCCGCAGCTTGTGATCAACGACTTGCCCGGCGGGGTGGATGATATCAAGCAGTCGTCCGAGGACCTCGGCAAGTCGAAGAGTGAACTGCCCGACCTGTCGGGGACCGAGGACGATACCTCGCCCACTTCATCGGACAACTGA
- a CDS encoding ABC transporter permease subunit, producing the protein MRNICIIAQRELVSYFTSPMAYVITVFFLFFTGLIFTFSIYQPGAQAEMRGLLGSMVFLTLMVAPFVTMSLLAQERATGTLELLLTKPVRDVEVVLGKYFGALAFYVSMLVLTLPYPLILSKYGDLDWGPTWVGYFGLLLAAAAFLAIGVFASSLTRSQMASAGICLGVFLFIWLIGWVSYLVGGEGSTLADIAKNISVFEVFGDFEKGILDSKNVVYFLSLCIVSLFLAVRVLEMRRQV; encoded by the coding sequence ATGCGAAACATCTGCATCATCGCCCAGCGCGAGCTGGTGTCCTACTTCACCTCACCAATGGCCTACGTCATCACCGTCTTCTTCCTGTTCTTTACAGGGCTTATCTTCACGTTCTCCATCTACCAGCCCGGTGCGCAGGCTGAGATGCGCGGGCTGCTTGGGAGCATGGTGTTCCTGACACTCATGGTGGCTCCATTCGTAACCATGTCGCTCCTCGCGCAGGAGCGGGCCACGGGGACCCTGGAGCTGCTCCTCACCAAGCCGGTTCGGGATGTTGAGGTGGTGCTGGGCAAGTACTTCGGCGCACTGGCGTTCTATGTCTCCATGCTTGTGCTGACGCTGCCGTATCCACTGATTCTGTCGAAATACGGCGATCTTGACTGGGGCCCGACGTGGGTGGGCTATTTCGGGCTTCTGCTGGCCGCCGCGGCCTTCCTGGCCATCGGCGTGTTCGCAAGCAGCCTGACCCGATCGCAGATGGCCTCGGCGGGCATCTGTCTGGGCGTCTTCCTGTTTATCTGGCTCATTGGCTGGGTGTCGTATCTCGTGGGCGGCGAGGGCTCGACCCTTGCCGACATCGCCAAGAATATCTCGGTGTTCGAAGTCTTCGGCGATTTCGAAAAGGGCATTCTGGATTCCAAGAACGTGGTCTATTTCCTGAGCCTGTGCATCGTCTCGCTGTTCCTGGCCGTCCGCGTGCTTGAGATGCGCCGACAGGTCTGA
- a CDS encoding FHA domain-containing protein, with amino-acid sequence MMRVVVIDGDLAGMEFPLTSDSVTIGRKPDNDVCLPTDLKASRHHARLVRRSGEWFLEDQASANGTFLGSRRIYAPAPLKPGDRFRIGRTWLRLELMDDTGADPDPADQVVLVADEPTDEGAGGGDARIVFALDAVHAPGGMEDGADARYRLGVLLDFALALGSILEVPHLLRVAVDRIMNVIPAEQASLLLLEGDPPQPIPRVVRRRGDNIEPGEDTSALRISAHIVDQALSQRMAILTSDATADARFMDADSVHDLRIRSAICAPMIAHGQPIGVIYLDTSSQTHVFSENDVHLVNGIAAQTAIALENARLYTDLRSAYDDLRAAQDQLVRSERVATVGTLAASIAHDMANIVTPIKPLVDLLLSGKQVDERARDVLGRQMERLQTMVQRLLAFSRASDVVLELGDLNPIVDSTLTLVRTELIHRGIAIELHLADNLPQLRLDPPQMERALLNLILNAADALDRQENAKVIITTTLEDHEVLLEVTDNGPGIPEDIQAQLFEPFFTTKATGTGLGLHSTRRIVEEEHGGSLEVDSRVGAGTTMTIRLPVPQRGLPG; translated from the coding sequence ATGATGCGCGTCGTTGTCATTGACGGCGATCTCGCCGGAATGGAGTTCCCCCTCACGTCCGACTCTGTGACCATCGGGCGCAAGCCGGATAATGATGTCTGCCTGCCCACCGACCTGAAAGCTTCTCGCCATCACGCCCGCCTGGTGCGGCGGTCTGGCGAGTGGTTCCTCGAAGACCAGGCCAGCGCGAATGGGACCTTCCTTGGCAGCCGGCGCATCTATGCCCCCGCACCGCTCAAACCCGGCGACCGCTTCCGCATTGGCCGCACCTGGCTCCGGCTCGAACTCATGGATGACACCGGCGCTGATCCTGACCCGGCGGACCAGGTGGTTCTGGTTGCCGATGAACCAACCGACGAGGGCGCAGGTGGCGGCGATGCCCGTATCGTTTTCGCGCTGGACGCCGTCCACGCTCCCGGCGGAATGGAAGACGGCGCCGATGCCCGTTATCGGCTCGGAGTGCTTCTCGACTTCGCCCTGGCGCTGGGATCGATCCTCGAAGTCCCGCACCTGCTGCGCGTCGCCGTGGACCGCATCATGAACGTCATCCCGGCCGAGCAGGCATCTCTGCTGCTTCTTGAGGGTGACCCACCCCAGCCCATCCCTCGAGTGGTGCGTCGCCGCGGGGACAACATCGAACCCGGAGAAGACACGTCTGCCCTGCGGATTAGCGCGCACATAGTAGATCAAGCCCTTTCGCAGCGCATGGCCATTCTCACCAGTGACGCCACCGCCGATGCCCGTTTCATGGATGCCGACAGCGTCCACGACTTGCGCATTCGATCCGCCATCTGCGCGCCGATGATTGCTCACGGCCAACCGATCGGCGTCATCTATCTGGACACATCCTCCCAGACCCATGTCTTCAGCGAGAACGATGTGCATCTGGTCAACGGCATCGCAGCCCAGACGGCAATCGCATTGGAGAACGCGCGTCTTTATACCGATCTACGTAGCGCCTATGACGACCTGCGCGCAGCCCAGGATCAACTGGTTCGCTCTGAGCGCGTGGCGACGGTGGGCACGCTGGCGGCCAGCATCGCCCATGACATGGCGAACATTGTGACCCCTATCAAACCTCTGGTGGACCTGTTGCTGAGTGGGAAACAGGTGGACGAGCGCGCGCGGGATGTGCTTGGCCGGCAGATGGAACGTCTCCAAACCATGGTCCAGCGCCTGCTGGCTTTCTCCCGGGCATCCGACGTGGTGCTGGAACTCGGAGACCTGAACCCGATTGTGGACAGCACCCTCACCCTGGTCCGAACCGAGCTCATCCACCGAGGCATCGCGATTGAGCTTCATCTCGCCGACAATCTGCCGCAACTGCGTCTCGACCCGCCGCAGATGGAGCGAGCGCTGCTGAACTTGATCCTCAACGCAGCCGACGCTCTGGACAGACAGGAGAATGCGAAGGTCATCATCACCACGACCCTCGAGGACCATGAGGTGTTGCTGGAAGTCACAGATAACGGCCCCGGCATCCCCGAGGATATTCAGGCGCAGCTTTTTGAGCCTTTTTTCACCACCAAGGCCACCGGAACAGGTCTGGGGCTTCATTCCACGCGACGGATCGTTGAGGAAGAACACGGGGGAAGCCTCGAGGTGGACAGCCGAGTGGGCGCCGGGACGACCATGACCATTCGCCTGCCTGTGCCTCAGCGCGGGCTGCCTGGCTAA
- the rpsA gene encoding 30S ribosomal protein S1 — protein sequence MGFATDGKDDLFEDGETQASELFSGEKRAADAAPAPAPEAAPAPAPAPATTPEVVGDMGDEDAGRDDSWAADIGSVPASFKKGDIVHGTVVSIDKDGVVVDIGAKGEGVIKREEFPGDSGLPAIGDEIDVAVVHVDEERDTIIVSKRRADYERLWNDLEELAKVGGVVEAMVTERVKGGLRVDLGVPGFVPASHVATRNVRNLDSFVGRSLRLRVLEADRERKKVILSHRQLVEEEREHRREETLARLHEGAICEGKVRSITNYGAFVDLGGVDGLLHVSEMSWTRIDHPSEAVEVGQRVKVVVLEIKDGGDRISLGMRQILPDPWKEAAAKLTPGSLVKAKITRLARTGAFAQLSEAGIEGFIPIREMSDKRIGDPSEVLKAGQEVDLKILEIQIPARRMTLSLVAAEQERERQEYRDFMSTQQTVPTTLGDRFGDVLASMKSEMAGDSEEASVEEASAAAEESPSSTPQPASDEPDPV from the coding sequence GTGGGATTTGCCACTGACGGCAAAGACGATCTGTTTGAAGACGGCGAGACTCAGGCGTCCGAACTTTTCTCCGGCGAAAAGCGCGCCGCCGACGCCGCACCTGCCCCCGCACCCGAGGCCGCGCCGGCTCCTGCTCCCGCTCCCGCTACCACCCCTGAGGTCGTGGGAGACATGGGCGACGAGGACGCAGGGCGCGACGATTCCTGGGCTGCGGACATCGGTAGCGTGCCGGCCAGCTTCAAGAAGGGTGACATTGTCCACGGCACCGTGGTCAGCATAGACAAGGACGGTGTGGTGGTTGACATCGGAGCAAAGGGCGAGGGAGTCATCAAGCGCGAAGAGTTCCCGGGTGATAGCGGTCTCCCGGCCATCGGCGACGAGATCGACGTGGCCGTCGTCCATGTGGACGAGGAGCGCGACACAATCATTGTGTCCAAGCGTCGCGCGGATTACGAGCGGCTGTGGAATGACCTCGAGGAGCTGGCGAAGGTCGGCGGCGTCGTGGAGGCCATGGTGACGGAACGCGTCAAGGGCGGTCTGCGCGTAGATCTGGGCGTCCCGGGATTCGTTCCCGCCTCCCATGTGGCCACCCGGAACGTGCGGAACCTCGACAGTTTCGTGGGGCGCAGTCTGCGCCTGCGGGTGCTGGAAGCCGACCGCGAGCGCAAGAAAGTCATCCTCAGCCACCGCCAGTTGGTGGAGGAGGAGCGGGAGCACCGCCGAGAGGAGACCCTTGCACGCCTGCATGAGGGCGCCATTTGTGAGGGCAAGGTCCGCAGCATCACCAATTATGGCGCCTTCGTGGACCTGGGCGGCGTTGATGGCCTTCTGCACGTTTCTGAGATGTCCTGGACCCGTATTGACCACCCCTCGGAAGCGGTGGAAGTCGGCCAGCGAGTAAAGGTCGTCGTCCTCGAGATCAAGGACGGTGGCGACCGCATCTCCCTGGGCATGCGGCAGATCCTGCCGGACCCGTGGAAGGAAGCCGCCGCCAAGCTTACTCCCGGCTCCCTGGTAAAGGCGAAAATCACGCGCCTGGCGCGCACCGGCGCTTTCGCGCAGCTTAGTGAGGCCGGCATCGAGGGCTTCATCCCCATCCGCGAGATGAGCGACAAGCGAATCGGCGACCCGTCTGAGGTGCTCAAGGCCGGGCAGGAAGTGGACCTGAAGATTCTCGAGATACAAATCCCGGCCCGTCGCATGACCCTGAGCCTTGTGGCCGCCGAGCAGGAACGCGAGCGCCAGGAGTACCGCGACTTCATGTCCACGCAGCAGACGGTGCCGACTACCCTGGGCGACCGTTTCGGCGATGTCCTGGCCAGCATGAAAAGCGAGATGGCCGGGGATAGCGAGGAAGCATCCGTGGAGGAAGCATCGGCTGCGGCAGAGGAGAGCCCATCCTCCACGCCACAGCCGGCGAGTGACGAGCCGGACCCGGTGTAG
- a CDS encoding Gldg family protein, producing MSEDKIPQTDQRARGMAADPRLQQRAQTTLTGLLSIVAALFGGLTLIVGILWWLVSKTFGLWPKVFIIVAAVCFIYAIVVNFRSIVASFKQRRVVTGMNTAVFTVIIVGILVLLNVISVRHRFFRYDATENKQYSLSDQTRKVVKALDKDVQMIAFMSPEYPEYRQVRDRLEEYRALSPRLKVEYYDPHTRVDKVREYNVSVDGSVIIKAGDRKEDVMGGDEERITSAILAVTTGDKTKIYFLTGHGEFDPMELGQDSVNDIKRALETQQYAVETLSLLNKKDAVVPQDAAAVVIAGAQHPLQEAEMAALKKYADQGGKLFIALSNTPQAPDFSEILATRGVKPSKGKIMDPNAEHNAGTPTIPAVLRPESHEITRNLQGLVFPMAMALEVEETPPPPPSYPGAPPPPVDQKATALMKTSADAWLDNLGPTGKGNGSRDSGEASGPFVMAAAIDESKKDKPPTPPGMPPEPENEEEGPGTRIVVVADAEFMTDRLIEANRLWANAAFALNAINWLVGNEKLISIPPKETETPYLTMVGAQKAIATVLTIFVVPGLVVLAGGFVWWRRRR from the coding sequence ATGTCCGAAGACAAGATCCCGCAGACCGATCAGCGCGCACGCGGCATGGCAGCCGACCCGCGCCTGCAGCAGAGGGCGCAGACAACGCTGACCGGCCTGCTGAGTATCGTCGCCGCGCTGTTTGGCGGCCTTACGCTCATCGTGGGCATTCTCTGGTGGCTGGTGAGCAAGACTTTTGGGCTCTGGCCCAAGGTTTTCATCATCGTGGCGGCCGTCTGCTTCATTTACGCCATCGTGGTGAACTTCCGGTCGATCGTGGCGAGTTTCAAACAGCGCCGCGTGGTCACGGGCATGAACACCGCGGTGTTCACGGTGATCATCGTCGGCATCCTGGTGCTACTCAATGTAATCTCGGTTCGGCACCGATTCTTCCGGTATGACGCCACGGAGAACAAGCAGTACTCGCTGTCGGATCAGACCCGCAAGGTTGTGAAGGCGCTGGACAAGGACGTGCAGATGATCGCCTTCATGTCTCCCGAGTATCCGGAGTATCGGCAGGTGCGCGACCGCCTCGAGGAGTATCGGGCGCTGTCTCCGCGTCTCAAGGTGGAGTACTATGATCCCCACACGCGTGTGGATAAGGTGCGCGAGTACAATGTGTCCGTTGACGGTTCGGTGATCATCAAGGCCGGGGACCGGAAGGAAGACGTGATGGGCGGCGATGAGGAGCGCATCACCAGCGCGATCCTTGCGGTCACAACCGGCGACAAGACGAAGATCTACTTCCTCACGGGGCACGGTGAGTTCGACCCGATGGAGCTTGGCCAGGACAGCGTGAATGACATCAAGCGCGCCCTGGAGACCCAGCAATACGCCGTCGAAACCCTGTCGCTGCTCAACAAGAAGGACGCTGTTGTGCCGCAGGATGCCGCCGCGGTGGTCATCGCGGGTGCCCAGCACCCGCTGCAGGAAGCGGAAATGGCAGCTCTGAAGAAGTACGCCGACCAGGGTGGCAAGCTTTTCATCGCCCTGTCGAACACCCCCCAGGCCCCGGATTTCTCCGAGATCCTTGCTACCCGCGGCGTGAAGCCGTCGAAGGGCAAGATCATGGACCCCAACGCCGAGCATAACGCGGGAACGCCCACTATTCCTGCGGTGCTCAGGCCGGAGTCTCACGAAATCACCCGCAATCTGCAGGGCCTGGTGTTCCCGATGGCGATGGCGCTGGAGGTCGAAGAGACACCGCCTCCGCCACCAAGCTACCCGGGCGCTCCGCCCCCGCCGGTTGATCAGAAAGCCACTGCGCTCATGAAGACCAGCGCCGACGCCTGGCTTGACAACCTCGGCCCCACGGGCAAAGGCAATGGTAGCCGTGATTCCGGCGAGGCAAGCGGTCCCTTTGTCATGGCTGCGGCCATCGATGAGAGCAAGAAGGACAAGCCGCCCACGCCGCCGGGGATGCCGCCCGAACCCGAGAATGAAGAAGAAGGGCCGGGCACTCGAATCGTCGTTGTGGCGGACGCCGAGTTCATGACGGACCGGCTTATCGAGGCCAATCGGCTCTGGGCCAATGCCGCATTCGCGCTGAACGCTATCAACTGGCTGGTGGGCAATGAGAAGCTGATCTCGATCCCGCCGAAGGAGACGGAGACCCCCTACCTGACCATGGTGGGAGCGCAGAAGGCCATCGCGACCGTACTGACCATTTTCGTGGTGCCTGGTCTCGTGGTGCTCGCCGGTGGCTTCGTCTGGTGGCGCCGAAGGAGGTAG